gaggactctcaacgtatctatcgggacctgcgggcatgaaacacagcatccccagacaaaagggatgtcagtacaaataatgtaccgagtatctAAGGAATAAaaaacagtaaataaaagacatagagaaatatggagtaaaagactaaACATGTAAGTCttaatagctctgtgaatcatttcatattaataatgtcatgcatgtgcatataaatgtcataccatgcataggtatatgcgttcataacatcatcaagcctctgagagcatcccataatatcatctcggccactatgggtaaatcatcaacgtataccaactgatcaggtggtggtaagtatataacgccataacattcttccataccccatatacatataatatacacgtatataaatccatctggtcatgggtcaatgtacatgtataaatgcatgaaatgcataagaagtgcgttaataagatttctcggaatgtcataagataaatatgcctttcggataactttatcaactacatgtttctctgagacccatgaacaaaatatataataataagacacatggggaattaagaatatagacacccctagtatttctatgaatagagtcatttatgaatgtTGCGAATTTTacttgtttcgtttgtatcatttggattatgccaaaaggaaagaagggatatccttaacatacctgagtcgattctcttgacaatctatctaacacacgtcaatcccGACGAAACACGTAACGACGATATTGAAGTaaggaaaatccgtatgatattcttgagaaagtttATACCGgtctcccttagaattgcaaatcccgttgctattacattATGTAGTCTCCTACGAATTCCCAAATCCCCTCACCTTTTCGTTCTTGCCTTTTCCCTTTCTACAACTCCCCTAAATGAAATTATGGTATGGATTGAAGATAAGTTGTAAGGATGACTAATATGCTGGTGATAAGTCATGAATTCATGACTAATAAAGTGTAAGGACGACTAAAATAAATTTCCCTTTCTACATGTTTGCCATGTGCATATATGAATTGTCACCAAAGGATGACTAAGGATATTGTCCATGTGCCACCTAATTACCGAAAATTAAAGAGTTATCATGTAGTCTTGCCGTATCTGTAGCATATGGTTAAGTCCATGTATCATATTCCTATGCGCATCATTCCACACCTACGGCATGGGGTCCTCCGctactgctggaatctaccaccataaCGACATTACTGATAGGAGCCCAtgttgccctgattgggcctgaaacggctccactgctgctgctgaTTGGGCCCTGCTGgtggtgcactagccgaagaTTGAGCAAAGGACTGAGATGGCCTTGATGCCCCTCCCTTGAATATTGTTGACTTTCCACCACCAGAaaaaccaccaaagttgcctgtAGACTGGGCCTTATTGCTACCCTTTCGCTCCATTATGTTCTTccatttgcgggtctctgtggcttgagtgaatgccaccatcttaccatagttcatatcagaatatAAGGCAGCTGTatcggcctcattaattaccaagggactaagacCCTGCACAAACCAGCGCAGTCTAGCCTCCATAGTCGGCAACATGTAAATAACATATTTGGGCAGGTAcgtgaatctcatatggtaatcccacacactcaggctaccttgcctcaggttctcaaactcagcaccacgggctgccttagtctcagtaggcaagaaatgatcaatgaaggcatcggcaaactcaccccacTTTGCCAAAGGGATCCCTttttcacgggactcctcccatagttcaaaccaagaatatgccacctctttcaggcagtAGGAAGCCAATTCCATtgcctccgtctcagtagcacgcataactcggagagttttgtgcatctcatcaatgaagtcctgggggtcctcctctaggttagtacccgtgaacactggaggatccaactggagaaacttgttcacactggaactagcagaatcccctggctgactggaagaagtgggtgcaacatttgatctctaggTCTGGAAAGCGAGTATCAgagccaacatttgtatggctcccataagatcaacatcagaaacataAGAATCGGAAGTtagaactggaggtggaactggtatatcagttggagggaccattGCACCCTCAGTTGGTGTAGGGACAAGTGCGGTCTGTTAAGTTGTAGTAGAGTCAAGCAgcgtagtaactggaggaatatcctGACTCCTTGGGTGCTCTCCCGCATCATTAAATATAGAATCAATTGCCACTCCTGGGtggcattggctctttggccagttcttgccttcttcttacgTGCCATATACTGAAATTTAGAGCAAAGCATGAGTTAAataaggaacaatcttacaatcagctttatcgcacgatcttgaacatgaaagaagggtattattcctaaatgcccatatagcttcctaattatagatgtggtcaacaacacaccgataagaaggactctactagacatggctcggagacatcctaggacatttTAAAACTTTAGGTTCCGTTACAAAGTTTtccacgccccaaactcggggagcgcgaccggcgctcaaccgagtgaacccagccgagcaagcttgttagattttcttctacccaaactcatacaTAAATGGAGATATTACATGTTTTCATTAATTAGCCAATAAGGTGATCATgtgtacaataccaattcattaccaatagtttcatcattttaaaatttcaaatttcacacacattttcATAGTCTGAaatggaacaagtaatacaaccataacataacattgtttgaccttcccagcaccaatatacaaccaacactatgtctacggagcctctatagataacgaagagtactatgataataccggcaacaaggccccgactatacgtCAAACACAAtatacaaggaacaaaagatacatgaccccgaaatgaagtggggctcaccaagtcaactgggaagatGGTGTATCGTTGTTACTGATCAATGTCtactgctatggaaccacctgcatccattaatgatgatgtgcccccggcaaaagagacgttagtaccgtcgaatagtactagtatgtataactaaacaccttctcaataaaatgaataatattaCGAGGAGGaaaaatcataaaatcaatggaagccttgaacaataccaaaacatcaagttagaaCCACATtaattttcaagtaaatttccatattttgaaGTTGGAGATCCTTACTACTGATGCATCatcattcacaataccattatttacAAAACTAATAccatcgtacttttagcacggagtccgatcacgaccgatcggctaggccatctcaatagagacatcaaccacaatcactctcaataccaataccactgtacctttagcacagagtccgatcacgacccgatcggctaggccatctcattagagacatcaaccgaaatcacaatttcaattacaatttccaataCAATCACAACCATGCCTGCGGTAtggcgtccgatcatgacccaatcggctaggccgtctcattcgagacatcatccTTTTTATACCAGTCAtttcatttcatacttctttcacatcttttcatttcattggcactagtggccacaattataaacttattcttggcacttggccgtatttaataattcaaattctttttccaCTTTAAAACGTCATCAtcgtcatcaacaacaacaaggcttttcaaatcaagactttaaatactCAAGGGAGCAACtaagaatcttaggcacatagagacttttcacacaatttggcataaaaACCTTCATTCGAACTTGACTTTATGTCTTAACATTTTCaacacacatcccatactttgaacacatcctcaaatgataAGATAACATGATAAAAACATTTGGAattcatattgaacatatatctttcaacacaagcatATTCGTAAtggccaattttataatgatcaaTTCGGGACTTACACAAATTAcacgaacaccgtgggattcaattctaagagaagagtttagctaacatacctcaattgagcttccttaaactctaaaatgttccagaattcttagctacttcaatctattttagaaatataacaagttgaaccaaaattaggaagatgatcatggttctagctcatttgagcattttatcaaacactaagtgtgcattaaggtttctaggtccttttatggaggattccatcatcccacaacccattctttaccatttttagctcacgaTCTTCCTaaaccctttgataacacatgcatgcaaaataaacaactcccatacccaagaattgtcttcgTAATTACCCGTTTTTATATAAATTTCGAAATTTAGTGCTAGGGTGTAGactcttacctctaggatgaagacctagtgaattttccttgttaatcttcaaagatttatgcaagaattgaagaaaaatttgttgaagatcactctccgactatagggcactctctcactctcaaaatatcgggttttagctcaaaatgacttaacccctctctctacccagCCATGGGATTATTTAATGGGCTACTATGTGTGCGGCCGCGCACCTAGGCAAGTGGCCGCGCACACAAGGCAGAAACTcccaaatatgcgcggccgcgcatctggccACATATATGACATAGTTCCAGTACATTGGCCATAACTTTATGTAttcatatccaaatgacgaacggtttgatgcATTGGCAACTAGACTCATAGAGCTTTAATTTGTTAGGTAGATCACCCCCTGTGtctttatagtttggtagcagcatgcgtttgaagtaggatgttgtgcaaattgagacatcctttctacgta
The Nicotiana tomentosiformis unplaced genomic scaffold, ASM39032v3 Un00230, whole genome shotgun sequence genome window above contains:
- the LOC138903963 gene encoding uncharacterized protein, with protein sequence MRATETEAMELASYCLKEVAYSWFELWEESREKGIPLAKWGEFADAFIDHFLPTETKAARGAEFENLRQGSLSVWDYHMRFTYLPKYVIYMLPTMEARLRWFVQGLSPLVINEADTAALYSDMNYGKMVAFTQATETRKWKNIMERKGSNKAQSTGNFGGFSGGGKSTIFKGGASRPSQSFAQSSASAPPAGPNQQQQWSRFRPNQGNMGSYQ